The Sphingobium sp. JS3065 genome includes a region encoding these proteins:
- a CDS encoding patatin-like protein, giving the protein MKERELRLALVCYGGISLAVYMHGITKEIWHLARASRAFHDGVPSGNSSEAVYRKLLQDLEKACGVRLRVMPDIIAGASAGGINGIFLAQAIETGQSLDPLTEMWLDNADVEKLLDPDARPARRITKFWATPLVWMAARHPGDTVERTVAPDTREEVRHKLSHFIRSRWFEPPFGGEVFTAMILDAFDAMEATGSGPALLPAGHPLDLFVTVTDFEGHPQSLNLNSPPQVVETEHRLSIGFRAHGQGGRSLADTAELVFAARATASFPGAFPPFTVRELDRVLKRRHRAWPTRDAFLTRALPRHAARGRAEDAVLIDGSVLANAPFAQAIGALKNRPSRREVDRRFVYIDPKPGHRSIQLNRQGDAEEAPSGEDAPLPGFFRTIFGALSDIPREQPIRDNLEAIDRHSARIRRMARILNALRPGIEAEVESAIGGMLFLDRPTPARLSAWRGKAQQRAAHSAGFAFPAYGHLKLSGIVEDLADLLFNLSGEESPLMRESYRQALWSHVRAIGADQLTEDVGPASAPVGFFRQHDLPFRIRRLRFLARRLAETLEMETTTDEAVIQKMHDAIYAALSHYTECEGVDFYNGEIKAAALEVPNDPGAALEAVAQLRGLRERDEAADMMLADALAALPKAARRTMLLAYLGFPFYDIATLPLLQGHGMDEYDPVKVDRISPEDCGAIRPGGAEATLKGIEFNNFGAFFSRAYRENDYLWGRLHGVERLLDIVISALPAASRLSQEAVHQYRRTAFLAILDEEEERLEHVSDLIASLREEIG; this is encoded by the coding sequence AGCGAGGCGGTCTATCGCAAGCTGCTGCAGGATCTGGAAAAGGCGTGCGGCGTCAGATTGCGGGTGATGCCGGACATCATCGCCGGGGCCAGCGCGGGCGGCATCAACGGCATCTTCCTGGCGCAGGCGATAGAGACGGGCCAGTCGCTGGACCCGCTGACAGAGATGTGGCTGGACAATGCCGATGTCGAAAAGCTGCTGGACCCCGACGCCCGCCCGGCGCGGCGGATCACCAAATTCTGGGCGACGCCGCTCGTCTGGATGGCGGCGCGGCATCCGGGCGACACGGTCGAGCGCACGGTCGCCCCCGACACGCGGGAGGAGGTGCGGCACAAGCTGTCGCACTTCATCCGATCCCGCTGGTTCGAGCCGCCCTTTGGCGGCGAAGTCTTCACCGCCATGATCCTGGACGCCTTCGACGCGATGGAGGCGACGGGGAGCGGACCCGCGCTGCTGCCCGCCGGTCATCCGCTGGACCTGTTCGTCACCGTCACTGATTTCGAGGGGCATCCACAGAGCCTGAACCTCAACAGCCCGCCGCAGGTGGTGGAGACGGAGCATCGCCTGTCGATCGGCTTTCGCGCCCATGGTCAGGGCGGTCGCAGCCTTGCCGATACGGCGGAGCTGGTCTTCGCCGCCCGCGCAACCGCCAGTTTTCCCGGCGCCTTCCCGCCCTTCACCGTGCGCGAACTGGACCGGGTGCTGAAGCGCCGCCACCGCGCCTGGCCGACGCGGGACGCCTTTCTGACGCGCGCCCTGCCCCGCCATGCCGCGCGGGGCCGCGCCGAGGATGCGGTGCTGATCGACGGCTCCGTGCTGGCCAACGCCCCCTTCGCGCAGGCCATCGGCGCGCTCAAGAACCGCCCCTCCCGGCGGGAGGTGGACCGGCGCTTCGTCTATATCGATCCCAAGCCCGGCCACCGCTCGATCCAGCTCAACCGCCAGGGAGATGCGGAAGAAGCGCCATCGGGCGAGGATGCGCCGCTGCCCGGCTTCTTCCGCACCATCTTCGGCGCGCTGAGCGACATTCCCCGCGAACAGCCGATCCGCGACAATCTGGAGGCGATCGACCGGCACAGCGCCCGCATCCGGCGCATGGCGCGCATATTGAACGCGCTGCGGCCGGGGATAGAGGCGGAGGTGGAAAGCGCCATCGGCGGCATGCTGTTCCTGGACCGGCCCACGCCTGCGCGCCTTTCCGCCTGGCGCGGCAAGGCGCAGCAGCGGGCGGCCCATTCCGCCGGTTTCGCCTTTCCCGCCTATGGGCATCTCAAGCTGTCGGGCATCGTCGAGGATCTGGCCGACCTGCTGTTCAACCTGAGCGGGGAGGAAAGCCCGCTGATGCGCGAAAGCTACCGCCAGGCGCTGTGGAGCCATGTGCGCGCGATCGGCGCGGATCAGTTGACCGAGGATGTCGGCCCCGCCTCCGCTCCGGTGGGCTTCTTCCGCCAGCATGACCTGCCCTTCCGCATCCGCCGCCTGCGCTTCCTGGCGCGGCGGCTGGCCGAGACGCTGGAGATGGAGACGACCACGGACGAGGCCGTCATCCAGAAGATGCATGACGCCATCTATGCCGCTCTGTCGCATTATACCGAGTGCGAAGGCGTGGACTTCTACAATGGAGAGATCAAGGCGGCGGCACTGGAGGTGCCCAATGATCCGGGCGCCGCGCTGGAGGCGGTGGCGCAACTGCGGGGCCTGCGTGAACGCGACGAGGCGGCGGACATGATGCTGGCCGACGCGCTGGCGGCGCTGCCAAAGGCGGCGCGGCGCACCATGCTGCTCGCCTATCTCGGCTTTCCCTTTTACGACATCGCCACCCTGCCGCTGTTGCAGGGCCATGGGATGGACGAATATGATCCGGTCAAGGTCGACCGGATTTCGCCGGAAGATTGCGGCGCGATCCGGCCCGGCGGGGCGGAAGCGACGCTGAAAGGCATTGAATTCAACAATTTCGGCGCCTTCTTCAGCCGCGCCTATCGCGAGAATGATTATCTCTGGGGGCGGCTACATGGGGTGGAGCGGCTGCTGGATATCGTGATTTCGGCATTGCCCGCAGCAAGCCGTCTTTCGCAGGAGGCGGTGCATCAGTATAGGCGGACCGCTTTTCTGGCGATCCTCGATGAAGAGGAAGAGCGGCTGGAGCATGTCTCCGACCTGATCGCCAGCTTGCGAGAGGAGATTGGGTGA